The genomic stretch CCGGCGCCGGGACCTCCTCGACGGACCGCAGGCCGTCCGCGTCCAGAGACACCATCCAGCTGCCCTTGACGTGAGCCGCCTCGGAGAACGAGAACGCCAGCGGGGAACCGCTGTACCGCACCGGGCGGGCCAGGTGCTGCCGCCCGTGCAGATGCCCCAGCGCCACGTAGTCGATGCCGTCGAACAACCCCAGCGGCACCTGGCCCAGACCCCCGACGGACAGCTCGCGCTCGCTGTCGGAGGCCGAGCCGCCCATCACGAAGGCGTGTGCGGAGACCACCGAGCGCACCCCGGGCCGGGACGCCAGGTCGTGCCGGACCAGGTCCAGGGCCGCCCCGAGCACCCCCGGGTGACTGCGCTCGGACCCCAGCACCCCGGCGGCCAGCGCGGGTTCAAGGTAGGGGATCGGGTAGAACGCCACCTCACCGTGCTCGTCGGGCAGCAGGACGGGTGTGCCCACGGCGACCGGATCGGTGCGGATGTGCAGCCCGGCCGCGGACAGCAGCCGGGCGTTGAACCCCAGCCGGCGGGAGGAGTCGTGGTTGCCGCTGGAGAGGATCACCTGCGCCCCGGCCGAGACCAGCCGGTGCAGACCCTCGTCGAGCAGGGCCACCGCGTCGACCCCCGGCAGCGCCCGGTCGTAGATGTCGCCCGCGACCAGCACCACGTCGATCTTCTCGGCCCGCACCACCCCGACCAGGTGATCGAACTGGGCCGCCTGGGCGGCCAGCAGATCCACCCGGTGGAACGACCGGCCCAGGTGCCAGTCGGAGCTGTGGAGGATGCGCACGACGAACACCGTAGGCTCGCCCACCGACAGTTCCGTCATCGCCACTCCGAAAATACGGACAAAAGCGGAGCGTCTCGGACATGCATCGCCGGGTGTAACTCCGTATGCACCATTGATCATCTGCTCTCGCCAGCACGGCCGGAGTGTGGTTTGGTCGAGAGCATGGGTGACGAGATCTCCGCGAGCCGCTACACGGCGGAGGAGAGGCAGCGCTACCGCGAGAAGGTGGATCTCTGCCTCGACGTGTTCGAGCGGGTCCTGGCCACCTGGAACTTCGACGACGACCGGCCGATGACCGGCCTGGAGATGGAACTGAACCTGGTCGGCCCGGACTACCGGCCGACGCTGCGCAACGCCGCGGTGCTCGAGGGGATCGGCGACCCGAACTTCCAGACCGAGCTGGGTGCCTACAACATCGAGCTGAACGTGGAGCCCTCGCCGCTGGGCGAGCTGGCCCGCATGGAGGGTCGCCTGCGGGAGGTGCTGAACCAGGCGGAGAGCGCCGCCAACGAGAACGGCGCGCACATCGTGATGGTGGGCATCCTGCCCACGACGATGCCCGAGCACCTGAACGACCCGGAGTGGATGACCGCCTCCCCGCGGTACAAGGCCCTCAACGACTCGATCCTCGCCGCGCGGGGTGAGAACCTGCACCTCGACATCACCGGCGCCGAACGGCTCTCCACCTTCGCGAACTCGCTGGCGCCCGAGTCCGCCTGCACCAGCGTGCAATTGCATGTGCAGGTGCACCCGGACGACTTCGCCCGCGCCTGGAACGCCGCGCAGGTGCTGGCCGGCCCGCAGCTGGCGGTGGGCGCGAACTCGCCGTTCTTCTTCGGTCGCCGGCTCTGGGCCGAGACCCGGATCGAGCTCTTCAAGCAGGCCACCGACACCCGCCCGCAGGAGCTGCAGAACCAGGGGGTGCGTCCCCGGGTCTGGTTCGGGGAGAAGTGGATCTCCTCGATCTTCGACCTGTTCGCCGAGAACGGCTGGTACTTCCCCTCGCTGCTGCCCGAACTGAGCGAGGAGGACCCGGTGGCGGTGCTCGACGCCGGGAAGGCCCCCACGCTCCAGGAGCTGCGGCTGCACAACGGCACGG from Kineosporia sp. NBRC 101731 encodes the following:
- a CDS encoding glutamate-cysteine ligase family protein — protein: MGDEISASRYTAEERQRYREKVDLCLDVFERVLATWNFDDDRPMTGLEMELNLVGPDYRPTLRNAAVLEGIGDPNFQTELGAYNIELNVEPSPLGELARMEGRLREVLNQAESAANENGAHIVMVGILPTTMPEHLNDPEWMTASPRYKALNDSILAARGENLHLDITGAERLSTFANSLAPESACTSVQLHVQVHPDDFARAWNAAQVLAGPQLAVGANSPFFFGRRLWAETRIELFKQATDTRPQELQNQGVRPRVWFGEKWISSIFDLFAENGWYFPSLLPELSEEDPVAVLDAGKAPTLQELRLHNGTVYRWNRPIYAVVDGEPHVRVENRVLPAGPTVVDTVANAAFFHGVLRTLMEESRPVWSKMSFAAAEDNFLACAKDGLDATVYTPGLGQSGVDELVLRRMLPMAAEGLASAGVPGSDVDRYLGIIEDRVKSGLNGAAWQVAAVERLEQGAGGSSGMDRAEALRRMTERYCEGMHANEPVHTWSLP
- a CDS encoding exonuclease SbcCD subunit D gives rise to the protein MTELSVGEPTVFVVRILHSSDWHLGRSFHRVDLLAAQAAQFDHLVGVVRAEKIDVVLVAGDIYDRALPGVDAVALLDEGLHRLVSAGAQVILSSGNHDSSRRLGFNARLLSAAGLHIRTDPVAVGTPVLLPDEHGEVAFYPIPYLEPALAAGVLGSERSHPGVLGAALDLVRHDLASRPGVRSVVSAHAFVMGGSASDSERELSVGGLGQVPLGLFDGIDYVALGHLHGRQHLARPVRYSGSPLAFSFSEAAHVKGSWMVSLDADGLRSVEEVPAPVPRRLARLRGHLSELLGSERFANDESSWAQITLTDPQRPAEPMEQLRRRFPHLLELRLEPDRSAGAGPASYTEKIAGRPDLDVCCGFLEHVRDRPATPAETVLMQQALEAALIESMEGVAPGPAYRDLAAMAAETVSDAELHALLSPRGKGRRPGRSA